The genomic segment AttccttctgattggctgcccctcataatTAGTGCTTAAACAACAGCTCACAGCCAAAGCAGTGTGCCTGAGGGTGACCACATTAAGGATATTTGCTGTCAGTGAAATTGGTATAAAGGTCAATGGAAAATACTCGGTGAAAACGAGCCTGAACTTTCAGCACAGAGGGATTGGTTGGACGTTATTTGAAACTGTGGCCTATGTTTAATATAGAAAGCATCACAGGCCATATTTAGAGAGAATAAAGAGACTGTAGTGGATTGTAAAGTTACACAACTCACAGCTTGTAAGTGGACTTTAAAACAGTAAAGCAGGTTGTCTCCTGTTCAAACATCATCACATGTACTCCGCTTACATAAACACGCTGTTAATGATGAGTAATCCAACTACATTTTGTTCCTCACAGCGTCTCCATCCGGCTGCCCAGCACCAGCGGCGGCGACGGCACCATGTTCAGGTCGGTGCCCGAGTGGCTGGAATCCATCAAAATGAGCCAGTACAAGGAAAGCTTCGCTCGCGCTGGGATAACGACCATGGAGCAGGTGCTCGCTTTGAGACATGAGTAAGTGCACACATGGCACAGGTGCAGCCTCCGTCATGCTGTACTAACTTATCCGGCACCATGGCACATTTTTTCAGTGACACAGAGAAAGTATTCGACTGTCGGCCTGAACATTTGTTAACCAGCGTGCAAATGCATGAGCACTCAGCTCCGCCTCTGCCGCTCATGTCATTCCACTCATTCTCTGCTGCTGTTACTTCTGCATGAGTGGCTcgcaggcattttttttttttttctcaaatatgCCCCATAGCCCTGTCAGATAAACCTAAGTAACCATTTAATGACAACATCGCTTTaaccaaaacattttaaacccaTTTGAAATAATAAACAATAATGGTTTGGTTCATTTgtacatatttttttgtgtagGTACAACTTTTATATTACCCTTAAACCACCTATATGAACTGTCTTTGCCTTTAAAGGAGTTAAAACACCCTGAAAATGTGTCCACATACACCACTGCTCTGCTGTTTTTTCTGTCGTTTCCATCCTGTGTTCACAAGATACTTATGTGTCATTTTCAGAGACATCAGGAACATCGGAGTGAGGCTGCCCGGTCACATGAAGCGAATAGCATACAGCATCCTGGGCCTGAAAGACGAGACGAGCTCCCTCAGCGTGTTCGCCGTGTGATCTAAGCATTCCTTTAAATCAAAGTGCACTGACCGACCATGTCATTTCACTCACGGAAGACAAGGACTGAAGTGGAGGGGCTGAAACTGAGCTACACTACagggtgtctttttttttttttttttttcccctgtggtGCAGTGTGGTATGACTGAAAGGGACCCTCAGAAAGGACTCAAACTGAGAACATTTATGTacttaataaaagaaaagtaattTATCTTTATATAAAAGTGTTTATAATGTCGAACATAAGCAAGTTATGCAATGCagtaaataaaatgatataaatgAGGGCACTTCGAAGCACTCAGCATCCTGCCGGTGATTCTGGATCCTTAAATTAGTTTTGTTTACTTGTGATCAGTGagactttctttttaaattaggAATTGTTATTCCTCTCAGGGCAAAGAATCACATTCttatggtttgtttgttttttttagttagtctctgtgtcacaccacacatctttgttttgtttacattaTGTCTTAATACAAAtgctcatttttttatttattatttattttgtatttatgtcAATTGTTACATGACAGATAACTCTGATCTTGTGCACAGGTGGTGTATttcatgtttaaataaaatcagaGTTGCCTTGTGACTGTATCTCTTTCTTGTACTGGGCAGCAGTGAACATGTGTTTTTAGACTCATGGCTGTAGTGATGGCAAGCTTGACAGTCCGCTAAAATAGCTCAACACCAAGCTGGATGGATTGGCGTGAAAGCTGATTCAAATGACTGTGGTCCCCTGGCAATGAAtcacctgctttttttttttttttttctttttttcttttccagcacCACAAGCAGGTTGACATTTGTGGGTCAGACAGATGGTTTCAATAACTTCCGGATGGAAGACCGTGCACATAGTCTTCGTAGCCTTTGATCATCAGCTGAACTTTCAACTATTGCTATCATTAAGTTAGCTCTCCATCAGCCTCAGCTGTACTTTGTAGTTACAAGAAAATATTAAATGACAATACTTAACACCTAAAAGTAAAAGGCcatgtttttaaaacatctttaatttaaaacacCAATAAACAGGACATTACTTACCTCTTCTGACCCGACCTTCACAAGGACAACAGGGGAAAAGGAAATGGCAAAATAATTACTGTATGCGTccttatttcattttgttgtcatctgtttgaTTATCTTGTACTTTGAAAAATATATAGATAAATATTTAACTGAAAACAGAAGCTATTAAAGTGTTGTGAGGGTCTCTATGGAAGTTTAATTCAGAATCTCATataatatccatccatcttctacTGTTTGTCCACTTCACCAACCTGGAAGCCATCTGTCATGgggtgagaggcggggtacacccagAACAGGTCGCCAATCTAACACAAGGCTAGcagacagacattcacagtCAATCTAAAACCACATACTCTAGGGAAGAAGCAGGCAcaagaagaacatgcaaactccacaaaaaGAGGTCCCAGTTGGCCAAAAGATTCAAACCCAGAACCTTCTTGCAGTGTGGGGCAGCACTAACCATTGCACCACCATGTCGTCCATATAATAGTGCCTCTCTATGCAAAGTATGCAGAAATTTTCTTTGAACTTGAGCATTGTCTCCATTGCAATGATTTTTCCATACTATCTCAATCTCCACTTGTTGTGATCATCTGTTTCTGGAAAcctaaagcttaatcaaaatcTATCCTAATCTGCTGTCTGTTCAATCTAAGATGTATTCACTGCTACAGATGCGCTTACATTAAACACACTTCATATTTAAGGCCTGCTACGATGTAGGGTTTGGCTCTGACATGGTGTGACATGCAGGCAGATGAGCCGCTGTGGTGACCCTTACAGGGAGCAGCTAAAAGAAGATACTTCATACTTGTCCATATTTGTCTTATTCCATTAGCTCTGCAACAACAGAGAGTGTGAATCAAACCTTCAGTCTTCTTTTCAAAAGGCAAAATCATTATCATTATGCATTGCAGCTAATAATTGCTCCGTTTCTAGACTACACCCAGTAATAACATGTCACACAAGTGTGACGGGGCATGATGTGATGGACTCATTCAGTTTTTACAGTGCTATAACAATCCAACACCATAATTTCTTCACTATATTATGGAAATCATactaaaaaaatgaagaaaagtaaaagaTAGTGGCTTACAAATTACAATGTCTTATTAAATAGTGGTGGGGACAGGTTGAGTTGTCCTAGTTCTTAACTATTTCAGAGCAGAGCAGTGCACGGGCACACATATTCAGACCAGGGTATTTCTTAGGCCTGTCTAAAGGCCGTGCTCTCAGTGGCCTTACTTACTTTAGCAAATGCACATGCCCCTCTAAAAGGCTTTATACAGGGTAACATCCCAACATGGACCCAACATGATATGAACCCATAAATTAGTTGATGATCAAACCAGCTTTTATCAGTGTATTTTGCTTTTCAATTGCCGGTACAGCCTCACAGAGCTTGTTTTGCCGTGTTTGTCATCCAGATGGAATTGATAAGGCTTCGTTACTTTGGCAAGGTGCGGCAAAATGTCACACCTACTCATGACTGTGCTCCTTCATGCCACAGCTGTGATTAATCACCCCTCTGCTCAGTTTAACTGGAAACTCATTGACACTGGGTCTTTTGTGACAAATCTCTCTTACACATCCTTAAAAAGAGCACagttaaattataaattataaaagaTAACGTGACCTTTGTGGCTTAAAGTTAAGACTGGCAGCTCACACAAtgataattattataattatagtaTATTGCTTCACACAGAAACATCTCCGCACCCCTTTCTCACATATAGACACAAAGACTCACATGGACCCCAGTCATGGGTGCGGCTAAAAATGTCAGACCCCCTTGACAACAGTTCAACAACAGTTCTGACACATTAAATATCTACAATCGGTGTCATGTTCCAGTCCAGCTGGATCATTAAGGGACCAAACCACAGCCACGGCCACACCCGGTGGTACACACAATTTCCCAGTAGCCTATAAAAGACTGAGTGTATGATGGTAAAGGTTTTCAGACAGACAAAGGAGAATTTACTATGGAGAAAAGTGGGAGCAATTTCTCTGAGGATTCAGGATCCCTAAATCAGCACAGCACCAGAGAACACAAATTTACAGGTCAgctggacaaaaacacacacagatatactttaaaaatatatatatttatagcaCTGCAGGGAACATATTAGCTGAAGAAAAAACTAAATCAATATGTATCCAAATTTTGTGGATTTGAGGGTCTTATTTTACAATCTCTATTATATAAATGACTATTTCAGATCATTTACAGCCTACGGGAAAGGTGCAGATCACTGGAGACATTTTTCAGTTCACTCTTGATGTGAGTGAATTTTCTCCAGAGGATGTCATCATTACATCCTCCAACAACCTAATAGAGGTGCATGCAGAGAAGGTGAGCCCCACAGTCAGGCTGGTGTAAAAATCAGATGTATCTGTCACAATAACTACAGATTAACTGAAGGCCTGAGTTACTGAATCACTGACCAGttatattattcatttatttaaataaaattaaagcaaTACGCTGGCTTTAGCTGTTGATTGTGTGTTAAATTTTAGAACTatatttgtcttctttttttgtgaaaCAATACACTTTTGATTCAGGACCTAAAATCTGGATTTATATCTTTTGCTGTCTCTATAGTGTTttctttgaatttgatggcTTGATGGTTTCTTTGATGGTTTAACATCCTGCTTTTTCCTGTTCTCATAACCTCTGTTTTTGCCGTGCAGCTGGGTGAAGATGGCACAGTCACAAATACTTTTTCCCACCAGTGCAAACTGCCATCTGATGTGGACCCCATATCTGTGAGCATGTCCATGGCGAGCAGTGGGCTCCTGACTGTCAGGGCTCACAGAGTGTGTTAGTGTATAATTTCGGTGCATTTCAATTAAAACACATCAAGCCTCGTTTTATTTGAACTGTCTTCATTGCTCCGTTGTATTTTACCTGCTGTAACCTCAACACTGAGTGACTTACAAATAGAGTTCGATGGAGTTTAGCGACCTCAAGTGTCCGGGGAAAGCACTGGGGGAAAGTTTTTTTTAGAATGTGACATTCATTTTCAAATGGGAAGAAAATATACCGAAACATACAgttgttgaaataaatgcaaataagAGTAAGTACCTTTATcatattaaaaaatatcaaCTGTAAAATATCCAACGAAAAACTACTTTGAATTATTTAATCTACAACGcaataaagcaaataaaaagagGAAGTAGTAACGAGTATTTACGAGTAAACCTGAAGGCAACGCCACAATTTGAGGGAAGTGACGACATAGGTTGTCAAGGGACGCTTTAGTTTACggaagtttttacattttgccGACAGCGGTTGTTATAATTTATCTTTATAGGTTTTTGTGATTGATGTGgatgctttaaatgttttattactGCAGTTCAAGTCTGTAACAAGACAACGTTTAAAAAATACCCTCTGCCCCAGACGGGAACCGACTTTTGGCCTTTTTAAGCGACAAACCCGAGCTCTGTGTGATGCTGTAGCTTTGTACCCGACATGGCAACGTTTCCTCCTCCAGGATCAGTCGTAGTCGCAGACTGGCATCAATATAAAGACAGTAAAGAGTATTTCAGCAAAATCCTCCACAAGAAGAGACGCAGGAACTTTGGTAATATCAGTTAAATAGATATGTTTCCAAATTACGacagttatttctttttttctcccccagaGGACCTTACGCACTcatatgtaaagaaaaaaaaagtaaaagtattcaGAAATACCACAAATTCTTCTTGCAGCTGATTTATTGCGACTGAGACTACTTAAGGTGCAGCCACTAATCAGACAGATGCAAAACCCTTTGTAGGCAGCGTCTGTGTTTCACTGGAAATCAGCCATAAGTAGCAGCTAGGgaataaatgtgcatttcttaTTTCAAACCTCAACATTATAAGGGTTTTTATGAATTACAAACTCCCTATTTGTTGTTACTTGTGAAGGAGGAAAACCCAGAATAATTTATAAATAGATTAAAACAAACCCACGAGGCTGTAAAATTTGGATCAGAACACATTGGGGACGATATTTTTAGTTGCACCATTTCTCGGTGAACAATCAGCTGTGGCAAATTGGCGGTTTTATGCATACACTGCTGAGTAGGCACCAGTGTGACTGTGTGAAATATGAACTATGGACAGTATGGGTACCTATGAGGACAGAGACAGCCACAAGCCTTAAGGTGGGGCTGGGATTACATCATCTCTGGGCctcttcttgtttgcagtggtgatggacagACTCTGTGGATTATGATGTTTACAGATTACAAGAAACACTTGGGGTGTGCTAAGAAGACATGGCAGCATTTTAAATCATGGATTTATGACACGCAAGGAGataaacaggagagaatgatgCCATAGTGGCATCTTTAGTTTACTAAGATCCCCATTAGCTGCAGCATTGCTATTCTTCCTGGGTCACTTGTGATGGGGATGCCAAAATATGGCCACAAGTAGCACAAGTAGTCGGGGACATGCTCCACCCTCTGGTTTGCTTTGAAAGAACTTCTTGATGTCCAGAGATGACCAAAAGTGCTGGACTTTCCTCCACGGTCACTCACTGGATGTTAATGGGGTGCTTTTAAAGACAAATTCTATTAACCTATATCCTATTCTATTATCCTGACTCAGGTGTGCAGTTTCTTTCAGTGgtccttttaaaatgtgtttttcaggcCTTTTGGAGTCTCCAGTGATGCCTCCACATGTAGCTGTGGACACAGTTCATTATAAGATCTTCATCTCTGGTAAGAGCGGAGTTGGGAAAACTGCTCTTGCTGCACGTCTTGCAGGCATGAATATTCCCAGCATGCACCATGAAACCACAGGTAAGCCATTCACACTGCTGGTGtaaaaacacagatttttaaCTAGATTATGTAGAACTAAGTGTGAGCCTCTTTTTAAAAGTAGTTTACAAAGTTTCAAAAAGTTAAGAGGTTGACAATGTCACTAATATTCTCTCTTGTCATCTTTTGTTGCTTAAGGCATTGAGACAACAGTGGTGTATTGGCCAGTGAAGCTAAAAGAAAGCAGCAGAGTGCTTTTCTTCCGTTTTCAGCTGTGGGACTGTGGAGAGAACGCCTTACGCAGATTTGACCATTTGCTTCCAGTATGAATGAGATAAAGCAAAGACTAAAACAATTATTCTagatgtggggaaaaaaaaaaaaaatctgatttctgtgttttgtgtgatcTCCTTTCTATCGTCCAGTCCTGTAAGGAGCAAGTGGATGCGGTCCTCTTACTATTCTCCTTCACAGACAGGACATCATTCGATGATCTGCCAAATCAGCTCGCCAAATGGTCCGAGCCATCTGTCAGGCGTGTTGTGAAAATGGTGGTTGGCACCAAGTATCCTTTTATCTTCCTTACAAATAGTTGGAAACGCCAATCAGAAGTAATCATCCACTTTTCTATGGGATCATCTGCGGTTCTACAAGACCAGGAGGCGCAACTTTGaagtgccaaaaaacaaaaaaaaactaagacgAGTCTGTGGCACAAACACACTCATTACATAAACATATCCTTAATGTTTTCTTCAGATTCGACCTTTTCATGCACTGTGATGTGGCAGAGAGAGATATAAGGGACTTCCAGGAAACATGGGGTATCCCGGTGCAGCGTACAGGCGGGGAGGTCACAGACGGGCTGGGCGACGTAGCCTCACTCCTCAACTGCCTTGCAGAAAACCTATGGCATCAGGACTGCATTACAGCTGGCTCAGCCAGCCACCATTCTCAGCAGGAGACAGTGACTCTGCTTTAACCAGCCTGGACTGAACCAGAGATGAGGGTGCTCACCTCTGAATGGGGCTCATGTTGAGATGATGATACTACATTACCCTATACTACTTGGCTCCAAATTATGCATTCtaaaaaagtaatacaaaaaaataaaaaatctgaaaagaaaaaagttttggATTATTAATATCACCTCAAAACATCTTTTGGTGAGAGGATAGAAAATGCCAGTATGGCATGGTGAgcatattaaatattttgtcTGATTGTCGTGTTACACACTTGTACTCCAGAAAGTGAATTAGaccattttattattaattataaaGTAAACAGTACACTGCTTAAAAATTAATTGCTATTTTAAAGCAAGTCAGAAACAACAAAAGCGTCTGTAGCGATGATCTAGCTCATCGTGAGGTTAGTGGACATTTGAACACAAAGCACACTGAGTGCATCTTCACCAAGAACAGTGCAAAGTGTAGACTGAACCACAGATGAACCTTAAAGTGAACAAGTTAACATTGTTTCAGTTGTCAGTTACATGTAGCCAAGTTTCATCTTTAAAATCTAAAAGCTGCTGAAAGGTCAGTGTCTCGATGACAGCGCCTTCATCCATGCTTCTTTCTCCGACCTGTAATTTAAAAGAAGGCCATCAGATGGTGAGGGGGACTCCAACAGTGGATGTAAGCACTTACAGTAAGGACTTGCATCCACTCTTGCCTTGTGTCTGTAGCAATTATCATTGCAGTTGGATGTCCTGTTTGAGTTTTAGAGAGATGTAGCAGGAAGGAGTAtgagggcagacccaggacttCAGCCTTCACAGGCTGAACGCTCACGTGTTCTGGGAATTGAGCATGATCCTTCACTTTAAAGCGCTCATCTCTGAAAGGgatgagggggggaaaaaaaaaaaaaaagtaagattaGGAGCACATTTCCAATGTGGATCATAAACATCCTATTTTTTGTTGACTTGCAGCAGCTTGGACTGTACAGAGACTAAATAGTTTGATTGCTAGGATTGCTTgtcaaatactttttcataGAGACGATCAAAAGGTCATTGAAGAGGTGGAGGTAGACGCCGACGAATGACATTCTTAAGTTATAAGTGCTCTCCTTGTTCAGCTGTTTCAGGGCTCCGTGGTGCACCAGGAAACGCTTGCTTGTGACCAGAGGAACTGACTGGATGGATGAAGGAGACGCACTCTATTACTGCTGCAGGTTAAAGAAGATCAGTATGTAGTCTATTAAGAAATTTGTGTCATCACCTTAACTTTTCCAAAATCCAGCAGCATTTCGAGGCAGACCAGCTCCTCAATCTGTTTCATTTTTCGGACCCCCTTGTCACACTCTGTCACTATCTGGGGTTAGAGTAGTGCAGTTGTAGAAGAATTAGGCAGATTTTtcacttaaataaaaaaagctgtCAATACTGAAGTACAGAAATTCTGTTGCAAGTAAAAACTGCATTCAGATTGGTAAGCAGAAAAAATCTTTATCATGTTTAAGTATAAAGTAACAGAAAATGGAAAGTGAATCCTTTTCTCGCGCCTGTATTGGCATGAGTGTACAGATTTGAGAAGTATTACCTCATGAATAGCGTCTATCGCTTTTTTGAGGTTTGAAACCGAGTCAGAGTCTGGCTCAGTCAGTTTCAGGATgctctgaaatgaaagaaaacagaaactttaGCTAATGGAGCAAAAATCTATTTAACAGTTCAAATCCCATCAGAAGTTTACCTCCAGCAGAAGCTTAATGCGAGTAATTCTCTGGAAGGGAAGGACAAGGAAGGACTTGAGGGTCTTCCTTTGACACACTGGGTCACTCTCGAGTTTCTTCAGGGTATACAGAAAAATTCTGTTGTGCTGCCTTGAAAAGGGAACATTTGACAGAGTTTGCATTGCGGGGTGTTGAGAATGTATTTGTATTCTGAAATACAGCGTACACTTACTGCTTTTCGTTGATAAGGGCCTCTTGGTACATCATATTCGTCACATACGGCACATAGAGATTCTGGAAATGTTTGCAGTGCTGGAGGACGACGTCGCCAACTTGAGAGATCAACACATTCTCTCCCAGTCGGCTTTCCAAATCCGTAAGAAACCTAAAAAGACACCAGGAGCCCAACTAAGTTAAAACATCAGTACGACCTGCCCATATATACAACAAGATGCTACGTGTGGAGCTCTCACTTTTCACTGGCCACCATCACGTGTTGAATTTTGGAAAACAAAATGTGATGTTCTGTTTGAGACAGAGTCTGCTTCAGTTCCTGTGACTTATAAAAGTGATTTACGGCCACGCCGAGGCTCCTTAGGTAAGATGCTTCTGAGCCGATGAGCTCGAACATGGTCTTTAGAGGAAGAAAATGAGGAGGTGGGGGGTTACTGGCAGTCACACAAAATTTAGACAGCTTTATCTACAAAGGAGGTAAAAGTCAGTGTTTCAAAACACCAACCATGTCAACAAATTCGTGAAAACCAGAAAGAGCAGCTCCTGTTGCCGTACAATTAAATCCTGATATCagcacaatatttttttaagcacTCAAATGAACTGAAAGGAATTGCCTAAAAATCCAAAATATACCTATAAGAGGACCTCTTTTTGCAGTTCCCCTCATTTTAATTTCCTGGTAATTTTTCTTAACCATTGCTGTGGATTAATTGAGCCCACTCTGGTTTTCCAGTTTGAGCGGCCTGTTTAAAGTCACTGCAAAGCAGCTCAATCTGATTTAAGCCCTGACTTTGACTACGCCACTTCAAACCTTTATTTGATGCTTCTTTCTTTCTAATCTAAGTGCACTTGAGCTTCAGGACATGAACTGATGgctggacattctccttcaggattttctgggtGAATTCAGAATTATTCCAGAAGATACCCGAATtaaaaagttcagcttttgtctcattttgccagagaatattttcccaaaaagCTTTGAGGATCATCGaaatgtttttggcaaatgtgagatgagACTTTGTGTTTTCTGGGGGGTCAGCTGTGTTTTTTGCCTTGGAATTCTttcatggatgccatttttgcccattttttcttattgctgaatCATGAACATTGACCTTTAAGGAGACAATTGAAACccgcagttctttagatgttctgggttcttttgtggcCTCTTAGAGGAGTTGAAGCgttcttggagtaattttggtaggttGACCACttctgggaaggttcaccactgcTCCAAGTTTTTACCATATATGGATATTGGCTCTCTCTGTGATTTGCTGGAGTCCCATAGCCCTTAGAAGTGGCTTTGTAATCCATTCCAGATGTCGGTTTCTTTAGTTTGTGGCCTGACATgctgctttttgagatctttcaGCTTATTTCACTATAAATCAGTTTAAGTAATTTCTCGATTCATCAGGTCTGGCAGTAATAAAGTCTAAGGTGTGGCAGTGAAACTGAATTAAGGTTTCCACAAAAAGGGTGGTGAACACAATTCACGATTTCACAAATGGAATTACTTAATCACTTACTTTTTTACAGGACTGTACATTTGCAGTTAAACATACACTATACAGGTAAAGACTGACATGCTGCGATTGAACAAACTTGATGCAGGCATATTTAACTTCATTAAAAATCCTAAGAGCGTGAACACTTGTGCTCTGCTTCATGAGTGTGATTATAATGTACCATCCAATTTAGTTAAATTGAATGCATCATGTCATCTCTAcatgaaattttttttattttattttaacatttttgcaCACCTCTTGAAGGCGAATCTCTCTGGCTGTCAAGCTGCTGAGTAGACCAGATGCCTTCACCTCATCCAGGTCTTGCCAGAGTGTAAATGGAGTCACCCTAATAGGCTGAGATCGAGGAGTTGCATGACGAGTGCTTCGCTGAGGGCTTTCAGCACGAGTCATCGGTGTCTGCAGGCTTTGCAGATACTTGGGAGTTATCAGTTCAGACAACAAACCGTCTTTGAGTCTGTGTAGATCATCTTTCATTGTCTGCAGACAGTAATCCTGATACAGTGGGCCTGCAgagcaaaaggagaaaaaaaaaaaaaacagctttacaaAAATTATGCTTTAAAATTTAAACGTGATGATGATACCCTTAAGAAGAAAGGTTAAACTTACAAATATGAATGTACTTTGACTGGAATCGTTCACTCTGCAATTCCTCCCCAACCGCATTCTCTTCTCTGGATTTATTAAGAAGGCCACATGCAGTTAgctataaatatttttaagagTTAAGAGATCCCCACCTCATCTTACCCTCCTTTGCTTTTATCTGGATCACATTGTGCAGACGAGTTTGAGTTATCTTCCTGAAGTCCAGGTGGCAAGAAGATTTTCAATTTGGGCGCTGCGAAGTGATTGTTTTTCAAATCCCATGTGCGCCTTAAAGCCACCAATCTGAGAGCTGGAGATATGTCTGAGGGAAAACTA from the Oreochromis aureus strain Israel breed Guangdong linkage group 5, ZZ_aureus, whole genome shotgun sequence genome contains:
- the LOC120440204 gene encoding heat shock protein beta-7-like, producing MEKSGSNFSEDSGSLNQHSTREHKFTDHLQPTGKVQITGDIFQFTLDVSEFSPEDVIITSSNNLIEVHAEKLGEDGTVTNTFSHQCKLPSDVDPISVSMSMASSGLLTVRAHRVC
- the cplane2 gene encoding ciliogenesis and planar polarity effector 2 — its product is MATFPPPGSVVVADWHQYKDSKEYFSKILHKKRRRNFGLLESPVMPPHVAVDTVHYKIFISGKSGVGKTALAARLAGMNIPSMHHETTGIETTVVYWPVKLKESSRVLFFRFQLWDCGENALRRFDHLLPSCKEQVDAVLLLFSFTDRTSFDDLPNQLAKWSEPSVRRVVKMVVGTKFDLFMHCDVAERDIRDFQETWGIPVQRTGGEVTDGLGDVASLLNCLAENLWHQDCITAGSASHHSQQETVTLL
- the si:ch73-15b2.5 gene encoding rho guanine nucleotide exchange factor 19 isoform X2: MSQSPTTEGREMLCQGFSLESSRAEHTGGLDGGSGSLNKPENCREENAVGEELQSERFQSKYIHICPLYQDYCLQTMKDDLHRLKDGLLSELITPKYLQSLQTPMTRAESPQRSTRHATPRSQPIRVTPFTLWQDLDEVKASGLLSSLTAREIRLQETMFELIGSEASYLRSLGVAVNHFYKSQELKQTLSQTEHHILFSKIQHVMVASEKFLTDLESRLGENVLISQVGDVVLQHCKHFQNLYVPYVTNMMYQEALINEKQQHNRIFLYTLKKLESDPVCQRKTLKSFLVLPFQRITRIKLLLESILKLTEPDSDSVSNLKKAIDAIHEIVTECDKGVRKMKQIEELVCLEMLLDFGKVKSVPLVTSKRFLVHHGALKQLNKESTYNLRMSFVGVYLHLFNDLLIVSMKKDERFKVKDHAQFPEHVSVQPVKAEVLGLPSYSFLLHLSKTQTGHPTAMIIATDTRSEKEAWMKALSSRH
- the si:ch73-15b2.5 gene encoding rho guanine nucleotide exchange factor 19 isoform X1 → MSQSPTTEGREMLCQGFSLESSRAEHTGGLDGGSGSLNKPENCSFPSDISPALRLVALRRTWDLKNNHFAAPKLKIFLPPGLQEDNSNSSAQCDPDKSKGGEENAVGEELQSERFQSKYIHICPLYQDYCLQTMKDDLHRLKDGLLSELITPKYLQSLQTPMTRAESPQRSTRHATPRSQPIRVTPFTLWQDLDEVKASGLLSSLTAREIRLQETMFELIGSEASYLRSLGVAVNHFYKSQELKQTLSQTEHHILFSKIQHVMVASEKFLTDLESRLGENVLISQVGDVVLQHCKHFQNLYVPYVTNMMYQEALINEKQQHNRIFLYTLKKLESDPVCQRKTLKSFLVLPFQRITRIKLLLESILKLTEPDSDSVSNLKKAIDAIHEIVTECDKGVRKMKQIEELVCLEMLLDFGKVKSVPLVTSKRFLVHHGALKQLNKESTYNLRMSFVGVYLHLFNDLLIVSMKKDERFKVKDHAQFPEHVSVQPVKAEVLGLPSYSFLLHLSKTQTGHPTAMIIATDTRSEKEAWMKALSSRH